CGCTTGTTGTACCAGTCGATCGCGAGCGCCATGTCGAGGTCGCCGCGCACGACGGCCGCCATGCTGTCCTCGGGTTCCTGCTCGCGCACCCGGACCCGCAGGTCCGGATGGCCGGTGCGCAGCGCGGACAGGGCCTGGGGCAGCAGCCCGCGCATGGCGGTCGGGAAGGCGCCGACGCGCAGCTCGCCGACGGCGTGACCGCGCTGCGCCTCGACGTCCGCCTGGGCCTGCTCCACCTGCGAGATGATCCGGGCCGCGTGGTCGGCGAGCAGCCGTCCGGCGTCGGTGAGGCGCACGCCGCGGCCGTTCTTGGCGAGCAGCGGCTGGCCGACCTCCCGCTCCAGCTTGGCCATCTGCTGGGACACGGCGGAGGTCGTGACGTGGAGCCCGTCGGCGGCACCGCTGACCGAGCCGTGGCGGGCGAGGGCGTCGAGGGTGCGCAGGCGCTCCAGGTTCAACATGTAAGCAATGCTACGCCGTGACGACGAGAAACTCTCGCTTGTTCTACGAAGTTGACACGAGCACAGTAAGAGCCATGAGCGCACCCGCAGCCCCTCGACCGACCCTCTCGACCGCCTCCCCGGCGTCCGCCACCCTGACCGCGGCGGCGGCCGCGTCCGCTCCGGCCATGACCGCCCGCCGCAGCGGCCTCCTGGACTGGCGCATACGGTTCGCGATCCTCTCGGTGATCTGGGGCTTCAGCTTCCTGCTGATCAAGGTGGGCACCGAGGCGTTCGCTCCCTTCCAGGTGGCCCTGGGCCGCGTCCTCTTCGGCGCCCTCGCCCTTCTCGCCGTACTCCTGGTCCGCCGCGAGCCGCTTCCCCGGGGCCTGCGCACCTGGGGCCACCTCACGGTGGCCGCGCTGCTGCTCAACACCGCGCCGTTCTCCCTCTTCGCGTACGCGGAGCTGAGCATCCCCTCCAGCCTGGCGGGGATCTGCAACGCCACGTCCCCCCTGTGGGGCATGGCGCTGTCGCTGGTCGCCCTCTCCGAGGACCGGCCCACGCGCCGCCGCTTCGCCGGTCTGGGGCTCGG
This DNA window, taken from Streptomyces sp. TN58, encodes the following:
- a CDS encoding LysR family transcriptional regulator encodes the protein MLNLERLRTLDALARHGSVSGAADGLHVTTSAVSQQMAKLEREVGQPLLAKNGRGVRLTDAGRLLADHAARIISQVEQAQADVEAQRGHAVGELRVGAFPTAMRGLLPQALSALRTGHPDLRVRVREQEPEDSMAAVVRGDLDMALAIDWYNKRMPVPAELTRTHLLDDSVDIAVPAGHRLADRATISLAEFADDEWISWNEGQFCYEWLVFTLRGTGVEPRIAHIAEEHHTQLAFVEAGLGVCVAPKLGRGPVPPGVRLLPVCDAVRRHVYAVWRADADRRPSIRAAADALRTAAAELRQQQVH
- a CDS encoding DMT family transporter, which gives rise to MSAPAAPRPTLSTASPASATLTAAAAASAPAMTARRSGLLDWRIRFAILSVIWGFSFLLIKVGTEAFAPFQVALGRVLFGALALLAVLLVRREPLPRGLRTWGHLTVAALLLNTAPFSLFAYAELSIPSSLAGICNATSPLWGMALSLVALSEDRPTRRRFAGLGLGFLGVLTVLGAWNGFSGVDARGTAFALLASLCYPVGWIYVRRTLAGTPGSPVSLTGGQLMVSTLQLALVSAVFTSAPASFPLWPTLSVVALGALGTGLALQMQYGLVTEIGPTTAQMVTYFIPVIATTAGVLVLGEQLHWNTPVGAAVVLLGAALTQTRAAARKPS